From one Chlamydia sp. 04-14 genomic stretch:
- a CDS encoding 4-hydroxy-tetrahydrodipicolinate reductase has translation MRVGIIGCSGRMGTLLTTALQSITRFTLGPGFCRTSAHSLSSVIENNDVLVDFSSSSFSEEFLAALLRNPKPLIFATTKPIASSSIDKKLEDLAACVPVVVCPNTSLGAYVQKRLAALLASVFDDTYDIRITEVHHRKKKDLISGTANELVSILCDTKQKEWQQEYRVGSSCDNVKNIELHASRVGNISGEHEIAFISDNEQITLRHTVFSREVFAEGVLRILDWLLNESPPPGCYGPEVGLKVSV, from the coding sequence ATGCGTGTTGGTATTATCGGATGTTCAGGAAGAATGGGAACGTTGCTCACCACAGCATTGCAATCAATCACACGCTTTACTTTAGGTCCGGGCTTTTGCAGAACGAGTGCACATTCTCTATCTTCTGTTATAGAGAATAATGATGTTCTTGTGGATTTTTCTTCCTCATCTTTTTCTGAAGAATTTCTTGCGGCTTTGCTTCGTAATCCAAAACCTTTAATTTTTGCTACGACTAAACCTATAGCTTCTTCATCCATAGATAAAAAATTAGAAGATTTAGCTGCTTGTGTTCCTGTTGTTGTATGTCCAAATACTAGTTTAGGAGCATACGTACAAAAACGTTTAGCTGCTTTGCTCGCTAGTGTTTTTGATGATACCTATGACATCCGTATTACTGAGGTACATCATAGAAAGAAGAAAGACTTGATCTCAGGAACAGCTAATGAATTAGTTTCTATTCTTTGTGATACTAAACAGAAAGAATGGCAGCAAGAATATCGTGTTGGATCTAGCTGTGACAACGTGAAAAATATTGAATTGCATGCATCACGCGTCGGTAACATTTCCGGGGAGCATGAAATAGCTTTTATCAGTGATAACGAGCAAATCACTTTACGGCATACGGTCTTTTCTCGTGAGGTCTTTGCTGAGGGAGTTTTGAGAATTTTAGATTGGCTGTTAAATGAATCCCCACCTCCCGGATGTTATGGACCTGAAGTAGGGCTAAAGGTTTCTGTGTGA
- a CDS encoding aspartate kinase: MSPVVYKFGGTSLGTAESIRKVYAIVRKDTPHFIVVSAVAGITDLLDMFCCVSSEYREQIILDIANRHNEIIHELQLTFSISPWIEKLDSYVDRAEISPSDRAEILALGEDISASLFQAFCDSNNFPIEFLEARTVILTNGAYHRAVPDISRMRENWHALNLKSDICYITQGFIGADTSGKTTVLGRGGSDYSGALIAEMSNAEEVRIYTDVNGIYTMDPRIIEDAQLIPELSFEEMQNLATFGAKILYPPMLSPCVRAGIPIFVTSTFDVSKGGTWIYAMDKTVSYAPRVKALSLRQRQRLWSVDCGVLGAVSLDKILPILDTYHVLPGLITSQDAKVSFTTDDDDISEEIIQDLYSKLSDIGIVHMLYDLALITMIGSGLASTKVVTTVTDKLRNYPSPVFCCCQSCMALSLVVPENLAGNIVEQLHNDYVKQKFSVV; this comes from the coding sequence ATGTCTCCAGTAGTATATAAATTTGGCGGGACAAGTTTAGGAACCGCAGAGAGTATACGCAAGGTGTACGCTATTGTTCGTAAAGATACACCGCATTTTATTGTTGTCAGTGCTGTAGCAGGAATTACAGATTTACTAGATATGTTTTGCTGTGTTTCCAGTGAATATCGTGAACAAATTATTCTTGATATTGCAAACCGGCATAATGAAATTATTCACGAACTTCAACTCACATTTTCCATATCTCCTTGGATAGAAAAGTTAGATAGTTATGTAGATAGAGCAGAAATTTCTCCTAGTGATCGAGCTGAAATTCTTGCTTTAGGTGAGGATATATCAGCTTCTTTATTTCAAGCTTTCTGTGATAGTAATAACTTTCCTATAGAGTTTTTAGAAGCAAGAACTGTCATATTGACAAATGGCGCCTACCATCGTGCAGTTCCTGATATTTCGCGTATGCGAGAAAATTGGCATGCTCTTAATCTCAAAAGTGATATTTGCTATATCACTCAGGGATTTATAGGAGCAGATACTTCTGGGAAGACCACAGTATTGGGTAGAGGAGGAAGTGATTATTCCGGAGCATTAATTGCTGAAATGAGTAATGCTGAAGAAGTACGTATTTATACTGATGTGAACGGTATTTATACTATGGATCCGAGGATCATTGAAGATGCGCAACTCATTCCAGAGTTGAGTTTTGAAGAAATGCAGAATCTCGCTACCTTTGGTGCTAAAATTCTCTATCCTCCTATGCTTTCTCCGTGTGTACGTGCAGGGATTCCTATTTTTGTAACCTCGACTTTCGATGTTTCTAAGGGAGGTACTTGGATCTATGCTATGGATAAAACTGTAAGCTATGCACCCCGTGTAAAAGCACTGTCCTTACGTCAGCGTCAACGATTATGGTCTGTAGATTGTGGTGTTTTAGGTGCTGTTAGCCTAGATAAGATTTTACCTATACTAGATACTTACCATGTTCTTCCTGGTTTAATAACTTCTCAGGATGCGAAAGTATCCTTTACAACAGATGACGATGATATTTCTGAAGAAATTATCCAGGACCTCTATAGCAAGCTATCTGATATAGGGATAGTGCACATGCTTTATGATTTAGCTTTGATTACTATGATCGGTTCTGGATTAGCTTCAACAAAGGTTGTAACTACTGTTACAGATAAATTACGAAATTATCCTTCTCCGGTTTTTTGCTGTTGTCAAAGTTGCATGGCATTGAGCTTAGTAGTTCCTGAAAATCTAGCGGGAAACATTGTAGAACAACTCCATAATGATTATGTTAAGCAGAAGTTTTCTGTAGTATAA
- the asd gene encoding aspartate-semialdehyde dehydrogenase, translating into MRVAVLGATGLVGQKFVALLDKWFPWHICEVVASETKYSQTYGSACVWQESLGPMPESMVHVPIRRIEEIESDVIVSFLPERIAESLETYCLSKGKLIFSNSSAFRMHPAVPIIIPEINQDHLSLIATQPFPGRIITNSNCCVSGIALALAPLKEFKIDRVNIVTLQSASGAGHPGVSSMDVLGNTIPHIVGEEEKILRETLKILGKCDEPAQFPIAVTVHRVPVVYGHTLTLHITFLDPVDVKDILNCYHHRNVVFPGTYKLYDSPWHPQARKDLADDDMRVHIGPITYGGDSRTIKMNVLIHNLVRGAAGALLTNMHNYCFQNSGEYACLQ; encoded by the coding sequence ATGCGTGTGGCTGTTTTGGGGGCTACCGGACTGGTTGGTCAAAAATTTGTAGCTCTCTTGGATAAATGGTTTCCTTGGCATATTTGTGAAGTTGTTGCCTCCGAGACAAAATATAGTCAAACTTATGGTTCTGCGTGTGTTTGGCAAGAGTCTTTGGGCCCTATGCCGGAAAGTATGGTCCATGTGCCTATTCGTAGAATCGAAGAGATCGAATCAGATGTTATTGTATCCTTCTTGCCGGAAAGAATAGCGGAATCCTTAGAGACATATTGTCTGTCTAAGGGAAAATTAATTTTTTCTAATTCGTCCGCCTTTAGAATGCATCCTGCGGTTCCTATTATTATTCCCGAAATAAATCAGGATCATCTTAGCCTTATTGCTACGCAGCCTTTCCCAGGAAGGATAATAACCAATTCTAATTGTTGTGTCTCTGGTATTGCTTTAGCTTTAGCTCCCCTGAAGGAATTTAAGATTGATCGTGTGAATATTGTCACTTTGCAATCGGCAAGTGGTGCTGGCCATCCTGGAGTTTCTTCTATGGATGTTTTGGGGAATACTATTCCTCATATAGTGGGAGAAGAAGAAAAAATCCTTAGGGAAACATTAAAGATTTTAGGGAAATGTGATGAACCCGCACAGTTTCCCATAGCAGTTACTGTCCATCGTGTTCCTGTAGTTTATGGACACACGTTAACGTTACATATAACTTTTCTTGATCCTGTCGATGTAAAGGACATTCTTAATTGCTATCATCATAGGAATGTAGTCTTCCCGGGTACGTATAAGCTTTATGATTCTCCTTGGCATCCACAAGCAAGAAAAGATCTTGCAGATGATGACATGCGTGTGCATATAGGACCCATTACTTATGGGGGCGATTCTCGAACAATAAAAATGAATGTATTGATACATAATCTTGTCCGAGGTGCTGCGGGCGCTTTATTGACGAATATGCACAATTATTGTTTTCAGAATTCTGGAGAATATGCATGTCTCCAGTAG
- a CDS encoding Ulp1 family isopeptidase: MANFLLSPPSVQSGSIYTLYNPTPLTPQDQRSGSIEKKTPITGPGSFDNASFLSKLARVILAAILIIVTLGLILCFMSTQNILDLNTHEICVDYDYPPYSPYGYDTTYQTTPYTPGPMIAFPSWDQSQILDQFLRLSEHYTDLFVPPETMAASRFSIERMILQDMHMLDLNTQGPLDQPDLTQCRHNEISNYPHLQGRNCNNFRIFAYPMWHHPMANNEDEMVTRMWATIQAGYAGISHWTLVIVNLDRREILFFDSLAHFIENNKIDPALKSIATRLGNYHLDADGGRSPFTVKKVVNTPIQQDGSSCGIWVSLFLEKYLENPDYQIPAMGYSQTQNFIRNYLNNLGQ; encoded by the coding sequence ATGGCTAATTTCCTTCTTTCCCCGCCAAGTGTCCAATCTGGATCGATCTATACCCTATACAACCCTACTCCCCTGACCCCTCAAGATCAAAGATCCGGGTCTATAGAGAAAAAAACACCTATTACGGGTCCAGGATCATTTGATAATGCTTCATTTTTAAGTAAATTAGCCCGAGTCATTCTCGCTGCTATACTTATTATAGTTACTCTAGGATTAATTCTGTGCTTCATGTCCACACAAAATATCTTAGATCTCAATACTCATGAAATCTGTGTAGATTATGATTATCCTCCGTATTCCCCTTACGGATACGATACAACATATCAAACTACTCCCTATACCCCAGGACCAATGATCGCATTCCCATCTTGGGATCAATCACAAATTTTAGATCAATTCCTGCGGTTATCCGAACACTACACCGACCTGTTTGTTCCACCAGAAACAATGGCAGCTAGCCGTTTTTCTATAGAACGTATGATACTTCAAGACATGCATATGCTTGACTTGAATACGCAAGGGCCCCTAGATCAACCCGATCTTACCCAATGTCGCCACAATGAAATAAGCAATTATCCCCATCTGCAGGGGAGAAATTGTAACAATTTCCGCATATTCGCCTATCCTATGTGGCACCACCCTATGGCTAATAATGAAGATGAAATGGTAACAAGAATGTGGGCGACAATACAAGCAGGTTACGCAGGAATATCTCACTGGACACTAGTCATTGTGAATCTAGATAGAAGAGAGATTCTTTTCTTCGATAGTCTTGCGCATTTTATAGAGAACAATAAGATTGATCCCGCCTTAAAGTCTATTGCAACTAGATTAGGAAACTACCATCTCGATGCTGATGGAGGGCGTTCCCCATTTACTGTAAAAAAGGTTGTCAATACCCCTATACAACAAGATGGTTCATCTTGTGGAATTTGGGTATCCTTATTCCTTGAAAAATATTTAGAAAATCCTGACTATCAAATCCCCGCCATGGGATATAGTCAAACACAAAACTTTATACGAAATTATCTGAATAATCTTGGCCAATAA
- a CDS encoding queuosine precursor transporter: MTVSSHKNKIFFNLSLAFSLILILSNLVAASRLVVTPYFTIPGGLLFYPLTFVISNIVNEIFGPEKTRHMIFSAFVGNIFCLIFLQIVSLLPASSAAIADAWHTLFDISPIAFIASFTAFSVSQQLDIISFHFFKRRFPRSSPWIRNNASSMLSQMVDTLIVDLGVVYIGMHLSFTKTLQIMTCSYLYKVFFSLATTPIFYMGVRRISNIYKDNVKTKYETLV; this comes from the coding sequence ATGACCGTGTCCTCTCATAAAAATAAGATATTTTTTAATCTATCCCTCGCTTTCTCATTAATCCTGATTCTATCGAATCTGGTAGCAGCTTCTAGGCTCGTAGTTACCCCCTACTTCACTATTCCCGGAGGACTACTTTTCTATCCTCTAACCTTTGTGATTTCTAATATCGTTAACGAGATCTTTGGTCCTGAAAAAACGCGACACATGATATTTTCAGCATTCGTTGGCAATATTTTCTGCCTGATATTTCTCCAAATCGTTTCTCTTCTTCCAGCTTCATCCGCAGCAATCGCAGATGCCTGGCATACTCTATTTGATATCAGTCCAATAGCTTTTATTGCCTCGTTTACCGCCTTCTCTGTTTCACAACAGCTGGACATCATTTCCTTTCATTTTTTTAAACGACGCTTTCCCAGATCATCTCCCTGGATACGCAATAACGCCTCCTCCATGCTCTCACAAATGGTGGATACCCTAATTGTTGATCTCGGCGTCGTCTATATAGGAATGCATCTATCCTTTACAAAAACTTTACAAATTATGACCTGCTCATATCTTTATAAAGTTTTCTTTAGCCTAGCTACTACTCCCATTTTTTATATGGGAGTAAGGAGAATATCTAATATTTATAAAGACAATGTAAAAACAAAATACGAGACATTAGTATAA
- a CDS encoding phenylalanine 4-monooxygenase: MAHHIATILSKSENHSDALLNSRLPLWEAYCPQVFFEYLEALNLVKGSPIDFNHINNILLSKSGFTLSPTQDYLPPHNYLFELSEKRFPIATQMRTLDDDGFSVLPDLIHDLFCHVPWLLHPEFMKFFSAMGQLFIKAVRRAKDIYPIEDQPRILNSNALAISRCFWFTVENGLIEEQGQRKAYGAAILSSTEQLSHTFNNNVFVSPFKTEHIIQRPCNPSSLQTTFFIIHEFSELNNISEKMQCFLEEGQLDFIVFGPHDIYYQDIIYFLNDRVLS; encoded by the coding sequence ATGGCTCATCACATTGCCACAATACTTTCTAAATCTGAAAATCATTCGGACGCCCTCTTAAATTCTCGACTTCCTTTATGGGAAGCTTACTGTCCTCAAGTTTTTTTTGAGTATTTAGAGGCTCTAAATCTAGTTAAAGGCTCCCCTATAGATTTCAATCATATAAATAATATCTTATTATCAAAATCAGGGTTTACATTATCGCCAACACAAGATTATCTCCCTCCGCACAATTATTTATTTGAGTTGAGCGAGAAGCGGTTCCCTATAGCCACACAAATGCGCACCTTGGATGACGACGGATTTTCCGTTCTTCCTGATCTTATTCATGATTTATTTTGCCACGTTCCTTGGCTGCTACATCCCGAATTTATGAAGTTTTTCTCTGCTATGGGGCAGCTATTTATAAAAGCTGTAAGACGAGCAAAAGATATCTATCCCATAGAAGATCAGCCGCGCATCCTTAACAGCAACGCTCTTGCCATTTCACGATGTTTTTGGTTTACAGTGGAAAACGGTCTTATTGAAGAACAGGGACAAAGAAAAGCCTACGGAGCTGCCATATTAAGCTCGACGGAACAATTATCCCACACCTTTAATAACAATGTGTTTGTTTCTCCATTTAAAACAGAACACATTATACAGCGTCCTTGTAATCCAAGTTCTCTACAAACAACATTTTTTATCATTCACGAGTTTAGCGAATTAAATAACATCTCAGAAAAAATGCAATGCTTTCTAGAGGAGGGGCAGCTTGATTTCATTGTTTTTGGCCCTCACGATATATATTATCAAGATATCATCTACTTTTTAAATGACCGTGTCCTCTCATAA